A region from the Desulfomarina profundi genome encodes:
- a CDS encoding acyl-CoA dehydrogenase family protein, with translation MADTLLKGGEYLIAETPCADVFTPEDFTDEQRQMGETTEQFIENEILPHIEEIDKQNFDIVVEGMRKAGELGLLMMDSPEEYGGLELDKASGMLVSEKIAYSGAFSVAFTAHTGIGTLPLIYYGTPEQKEKYLEKLTSGEWISAYCLTEPGSGSDALGAQATAVLSDDGSHYILNGTKQFITNGGFAELFTVFAKIDKEHFTAFLVERSFEGLIVGAEEKKLGIKGSSTTQIILDNCKVPVENLLGEKGKGHKIAFNVLNIGRFKLGACVTGAAKGALVDGIKYANERKQFNTPIAQFGAISEKIADLTAQIFASESLVYRIAGLLDEKLATIEKGIDNYYDEYLKGIEEYAPECGISKVFCSEVLAKTVDEVLQIHGGYGFVSDYPAERYYRDERINRIFEGTNEINRLLIPGMILRKSLKGELPLQAEAMKAFEALMTPSFDEIDDEIPFAREKALISNLKTLFLILAGAGVQKHMDKLANEQEILLTAADVAIQIYALESAVLRAEKNLGRVSEKKQELLKAAVKVFAFDATEIAGTAAKKGAFFIEEGDTLTMILSGVRRFAKYDATGLLEAKRLLARAACEEEKYIF, from the coding sequence ATGGCAGATACATTATTGAAAGGTGGTGAATATCTTATAGCTGAGACCCCGTGTGCGGATGTCTTTACTCCGGAAGATTTCACCGATGAACAGCGGCAGATGGGCGAAACCACAGAGCAGTTTATCGAGAACGAGATTCTGCCCCATATTGAAGAAATTGATAAGCAGAATTTCGATATCGTGGTGGAAGGAATGAGAAAGGCGGGGGAACTTGGTCTTTTGATGATGGATTCCCCGGAAGAGTACGGTGGCCTTGAACTGGACAAGGCATCCGGGATGCTGGTCAGTGAGAAGATTGCCTACAGCGGTGCGTTTTCTGTGGCATTCACGGCTCATACCGGAATCGGCACTTTGCCTCTTATTTATTACGGAACTCCTGAACAGAAAGAAAAATACCTGGAAAAGCTGACTTCCGGGGAATGGATTTCCGCCTACTGTCTGACTGAACCGGGTTCCGGCAGTGACGCCCTGGGGGCCCAGGCCACCGCAGTTCTTTCCGACGACGGCAGTCACTATATTCTGAACGGCACTAAACAGTTTATCACCAACGGCGGTTTTGCTGAGCTGTTTACTGTTTTTGCCAAGATCGACAAGGAACATTTTACCGCCTTTCTGGTGGAAAGATCTTTTGAAGGGTTGATTGTCGGTGCGGAAGAGAAAAAGCTTGGTATAAAAGGCTCTTCCACCACCCAGATAATTCTTGATAACTGCAAGGTTCCCGTTGAAAATCTGCTGGGTGAGAAGGGGAAGGGCCATAAGATTGCGTTCAATGTTCTGAATATTGGCCGGTTCAAGCTGGGAGCCTGTGTAACGGGGGCCGCCAAGGGTGCACTGGTTGACGGTATTAAGTATGCCAATGAGCGCAAGCAGTTCAATACTCCCATCGCCCAGTTTGGAGCCATTTCGGAGAAAATAGCCGATCTTACAGCCCAGATTTTTGCATCGGAATCTCTGGTTTACAGGATTGCCGGTCTGTTGGATGAGAAACTGGCAACCATCGAAAAAGGTATAGACAATTATTATGACGAATATCTGAAGGGTATCGAGGAATATGCTCCGGAATGCGGCATCTCCAAGGTGTTTTGCAGTGAAGTACTGGCAAAAACGGTGGACGAGGTGCTGCAGATTCATGGTGGTTATGGTTTTGTCAGTGACTATCCGGCGGAGAGATATTATCGTGACGAGCGCATCAACAGGATTTTCGAGGGTACCAACGAGATCAACAGGCTCCTTATTCCCGGAATGATCCTGCGCAAATCCCTGAAAGGGGAACTGCCGCTCCAGGCCGAAGCAATGAAGGCTTTTGAAGCGCTGATGACGCCGAGTTTTGATGAAATAGATGATGAAATTCCATTTGCCCGTGAAAAGGCGTTGATCAGTAATTTGAAGACATTGTTCCTGATCCTTGCTGGAGCAGGTGTCCAGAAGCATATGGATAAGCTGGCAAATGAGCAAGAGATTCTGCTGACTGCAGCCGATGTGGCCATTCAGATCTATGCTCTGGAAAGCGCGGTACTGCGGGCAGAGAAAAACCTTGGCAGGGTTTCAGAGAAAAAGCAGGAGCTGTTGAAGGCGGCAGTAAAAGTCTTTGCCTTTGATGCCACTGAAATTGCAGGTACTGCAGCGAAAAAAGGTGCTTTCTTTATTGAGGAAGGTGACACGCTCACCATGATTCTTTCAGGTGTACGCCGTTTTGCCAAATATGACGCAACAGGCCTTCTTGAAGCCAAACGGCTGCTGGCCCGCGCCGCATGCGAAGAGGAAAAGTATATTTTTTAA
- a CDS encoding thiolase family protein: MKKAYILASYRTPGCRANKGKFKDMRPDDLAAIAIKGLIERTEVDPATIEDVYLGCAFPEAEQGMNIGRVAGMKAGLPVEVAGQTINRFCSSGLQTIASAAERVMCGFADCIIAGGVESMSCVPLGGLKYSANPSIMVDWPEAFSSMGITAELVAEQYGIDRQMMDEFATASNAKAAAAIEAGKFTDEIIPVEIEKDVLVNGKIKREKELVTVDDGVRPGTTPETLAKLRPAFKIGGPVTAGNSSQMTDGAAVAMVVSEEYLKKIGKDPFARFLAFAAKGVPPEVMGIGPIKAIPAALELAGLKQEDIELIELNEAFAAQALAVIKTLGLNPDIINVNGGAIALGHPLGCTGAKLTTTLLHEMGRRGLKYGLVSMCIGGGMGAAGLFEKL, translated from the coding sequence ATGAAGAAAGCATATATCCTGGCAAGTTACCGAACTCCCGGCTGCCGGGCAAACAAGGGAAAATTCAAGGACATGCGGCCGGATGATCTGGCGGCGATTGCCATCAAGGGTCTTATTGAGCGAACGGAAGTTGATCCCGCAACCATCGAGGATGTTTATCTTGGTTGCGCCTTTCCTGAGGCGGAGCAGGGCATGAACATCGGTCGCGTGGCCGGTATGAAGGCCGGTCTGCCGGTGGAGGTTGCCGGTCAGACCATTAACCGTTTCTGTTCATCAGGGTTGCAGACTATTGCTTCTGCGGCGGAACGGGTAATGTGCGGTTTCGCCGACTGCATCATTGCAGGTGGTGTGGAATCCATGTCCTGTGTGCCCCTGGGCGGGCTGAAATACAGTGCCAACCCTTCAATCATGGTGGACTGGCCGGAAGCCTTTTCATCCATGGGTATCACTGCCGAGCTTGTGGCCGAGCAATACGGCATCGACCGGCAAATGATGGATGAGTTCGCCACGGCCAGCAATGCCAAAGCGGCTGCGGCCATAGAGGCCGGAAAATTTACCGATGAAATTATCCCGGTGGAAATTGAAAAGGATGTCCTGGTGAACGGCAAGATCAAACGGGAAAAAGAACTGGTCACGGTGGATGACGGTGTTCGTCCGGGAACAACTCCCGAGACCCTGGCAAAACTGCGTCCCGCCTTTAAGATCGGCGGCCCGGTTACAGCCGGTAATTCATCCCAGATGACCGATGGGGCAGCTGTTGCCATGGTGGTTTCAGAAGAGTATCTGAAAAAAATCGGCAAGGATCCCTTTGCCCGTTTCCTTGCCTTTGCCGCAAAAGGTGTTCCCCCGGAAGTCATGGGGATCGGGCCGATCAAGGCGATCCCCGCGGCTCTTGAGCTTGCCGGTCTGAAACAGGAGGATATCGAACTCATTGAGCTGAATGAAGCCTTTGCCGCCCAGGCTCTGGCTGTCATCAAGACTCTGGGACTGAATCCGGATATTATCAATGTGAACGGTGGCGCCATCGCCCTGGGGCATCCATTGGGCTGTACCGGGGCAAAACTGACCACTACCCTGCTCCATGAGATGGGGCGTCGGGGCCTTAAATATGGTCTGGTTTCCATGTGTATCGGTGGTGGTATGGGTGCCGCCGGACTTTTTGAAAAACTCTGA
- a CDS encoding YiiD C-terminal domain-containing protein produces MSNLFLYLATRARNSGFWRAVFSFLLNRKIPFNRGHKFKIVSLEDNVVRTTAPYRRSNHNHIRGIHACALATVAEFSAGLLLMQNFGPKKYRLIMSRMDIEYKYQAKKPVVSECRLPSSRIQKDILQPLQKETAVDIVLESRVVDTDDNLVAVAHTTWQIKRWDKVRTKVK; encoded by the coding sequence ATGTCCAATCTTTTTCTTTACCTGGCGACCAGAGCAAGAAACTCAGGATTCTGGCGGGCGGTTTTCTCTTTTCTGCTCAACAGAAAGATTCCTTTCAACCGGGGCCATAAATTTAAAATTGTATCCCTTGAAGATAACGTGGTTCGGACAACCGCACCCTATCGCAGGAGCAACCATAACCACATCCGCGGAATCCATGCCTGCGCCCTGGCAACGGTGGCTGAATTTTCAGCAGGCCTTCTGCTGATGCAGAATTTCGGGCCGAAGAAATATCGCCTGATCATGTCGCGCATGGATATTGAATATAAATATCAGGCCAAAAAACCTGTTGTTTCCGAATGCAGGCTGCCCTCTTCGCGGATTCAAAAAGATATTCTGCAGCCCTTGCAAAAGGAGACGGCAGTCGATATTGTGCTGGAGAGCCGGGTGGTGGACACTGATGATAATCTGGTGGCGGTGGCCCATACAACCTGGCAGATTAAGCGTTGGGACAAGGTAAGAACAAAGGTTAAGTGA
- a CDS encoding class I SAM-dependent methyltransferase, whose product MSHPIVYEDNDWLVVEKPTGISTHGNRKGDTGLAEWLALHLDRKLHICSRLDKGTSGLLLFARHPAAAGLAQRIHDGAQSEKKYFFLSRTRYSAERSWEVDTPLDGKKCLTRFRLLEDNNGFFLYEARIERGRTHQIRRHAALCGIAVHGDDLYGSSSFSRLCLHCGELKWPGIGKVLFSSLPDSFEFLLSGKNKGPVLEGAVAWERRLAWPSLACDCFRLVHRDEITLPVSIDFYNSFLSVTAYGDDGENHRLRKRLQPLLGYLSKKIRVAGGVLRYHVKNPHRNKLIHKCESWGNVPEEGFTVREHDLVYGITLNGLNHTGLFLDQRDSRRRVGAVARNRRVANLFAFTCSFSAVAVAAEAEVVFSIDLAGSALTRGKDNFALNSLEKNGRGKFIREDVMKWLARQERKLLENQNSFVPWDLIICDPPVFASAGRGRDFHVEKQWSELVRQVRLLLSDRGIALFANNHRSGSAVYYRTELEKHFNTVIHQSPPLDFPLLPGHPEHVRIYWCEV is encoded by the coding sequence GTGAGCCACCCCATTGTATATGAGGATAATGACTGGCTGGTTGTGGAAAAGCCAACCGGAATCAGTACCCACGGTAACAGGAAAGGGGATACCGGCCTTGCGGAATGGCTGGCGCTTCACCTGGACAGGAAACTCCATATCTGTTCCCGACTCGACAAGGGAACCAGCGGTCTGCTGCTGTTTGCCCGCCATCCTGCGGCGGCGGGGCTGGCACAGCGTATACATGACGGGGCTCAGTCGGAAAAAAAGTATTTTTTTCTCAGTCGCACCAGGTATTCGGCAGAAAGAAGCTGGGAGGTTGATACACCGCTGGATGGTAAAAAATGTCTGACACGGTTTCGTCTGCTTGAGGACAATAACGGCTTTTTCCTCTATGAGGCCAGGATCGAGAGGGGGCGAACCCACCAGATCCGCCGTCATGCTGCACTGTGCGGAATTGCTGTTCACGGTGATGATCTGTATGGCTCTTCTTCTTTTTCCAGGCTCTGTCTCCACTGCGGTGAGCTCAAGTGGCCCGGTATCGGAAAAGTCCTGTTTTCTTCCCTGCCTGATTCTTTTGAATTCCTTCTGTCCGGAAAAAATAAAGGTCCTGTCCTTGAAGGAGCGGTTGCCTGGGAGCGTCGTTTGGCATGGCCTTCTCTAGCCTGTGACTGTTTCAGACTGGTTCACCGGGATGAAATAACCCTGCCCGTGTCCATTGATTTTTATAATTCTTTTCTGTCGGTTACTGCCTATGGTGACGATGGGGAAAATCATCGTCTGAGAAAACGACTGCAACCATTGCTTGGTTATCTCTCAAAGAAGATTCGCGTAGCAGGTGGAGTGCTCCGCTACCATGTGAAAAATCCTCATAGGAATAAACTGATCCATAAGTGCGAGTCCTGGGGAAATGTGCCTGAAGAGGGGTTTACTGTCCGGGAGCATGATCTGGTCTACGGAATTACGCTCAACGGGTTAAATCATACGGGGCTTTTCCTGGACCAGCGGGATTCCCGCAGGCGTGTAGGGGCTGTTGCCCGAAACCGACGGGTCGCCAATCTTTTTGCTTTTACCTGTTCCTTTTCAGCCGTGGCCGTGGCAGCGGAAGCAGAGGTCGTTTTTTCCATTGATCTTGCCGGTTCTGCGCTGACCAGGGGGAAAGATAATTTTGCCCTGAATTCCCTGGAAAAAAATGGTCGCGGCAAGTTTATCCGTGAGGATGTGATGAAATGGCTGGCTCGGCAGGAACGGAAACTTCTTGAGAATCAAAATAGTTTTGTGCCATGGGATCTGATTATATGTGATCCCCCGGTTTTTGCATCAGCCGGTCGGGGCCGTGATTTTCATGTGGAAAAACAGTGGTCGGAACTTGTCCGGCAGGTTCGTCTGCTGCTTTCTGATCGAGGTATTGCCCTGTTCGCGAATAATCATCGATCTGGAAGCGCAGTCTATTACAGGACAGAGCTTGAAAAACATTTCAATACTGTTATCCACCAGAGCCCCCCGTTGGATTTTCCTCTATTACCCGGACATCCTGAACACGTGCGTATCTACTGGTGCGAGGTGTAA
- a CDS encoding MBL fold metallo-hydrolase: MIPTQHTVNTPYMVGPVHCYSGEQGGDLVLFDTGPPTEECRRFLLENIDLNRLKHVLITHCHIDHYGQVAWLNENSGATIYLPAKDCEKIRSHAKRMEEMYSLLSSLGFSEESLDELRRIFESGALFPPFPREYCPVETSLPEHLGIEVVSCPGHSQSDLVYVGEQWAITGDTLLRGVFQSPLLDVDLTTGRRFRNYEIYTETLKKLAALRGKTILPGHRKRLVSIDETLVFYISKMLSRAKQFFPYRDEENLLVTIDKMLGSRVNDVFHMYLKASEIVFMKDFLQRPDLLRTSLEEIGLFDRLAPLFVTVTNQEP; encoded by the coding sequence ATGATTCCGACTCAGCATACAGTCAATACTCCATATATGGTTGGCCCTGTTCACTGTTACAGCGGTGAACAGGGCGGTGATCTTGTTTTATTTGATACGGGGCCGCCGACAGAGGAATGTCGCCGTTTTCTCCTGGAAAACATCGATCTGAACAGGTTGAAACATGTGCTGATCACTCACTGTCATATTGATCATTATGGTCAGGTTGCCTGGCTGAATGAGAACAGCGGGGCAACCATCTACCTGCCTGCAAAGGATTGTGAGAAAATTCGCAGTCACGCGAAAAGAATGGAGGAGATGTACAGTCTTCTCTCTTCTCTGGGGTTCAGTGAAGAGTCCCTGGACGAACTGCGGAGAATTTTTGAGAGTGGCGCACTGTTTCCACCGTTTCCCAGGGAATACTGTCCGGTGGAAACATCCCTGCCGGAGCATCTTGGTATTGAAGTTGTCAGCTGTCCCGGTCATTCCCAGTCCGATCTGGTCTATGTCGGGGAGCAGTGGGCTATTACCGGGGATACACTGTTGCGCGGAGTATTCCAGTCTCCTCTTCTGGACGTGGATTTGACCACCGGCAGACGGTTCAGAAATTATGAAATTTATACGGAAACGTTAAAAAAGCTGGCAGCATTGCGAGGAAAAACAATTCTGCCCGGTCACAGGAAGAGACTGGTTTCCATTGATGAAACCCTTGTTTTCTATATTTCCAAAATGCTCTCCCGTGCCAAACAGTTTTTTCCCTACAGGGATGAGGAAAATCTTCTTGTCACAATAGACAAGATGCTGGGCAGCCGGGTCAATGATGTATTTCATATGTACCTGAAAGCCTCTGAGATTGTCTTTATGAAGGATTTTCTCCAGCGGCCCGATCTGCTTCGCACTTCCCTTGAGGAAATCGGCCTTTTTGACAGGCTTGCCCCTCTCTTTGTCACAGTGACAAATCAGGAACCTTAA
- a CDS encoding 3-hydroxyacyl-CoA dehydrogenase/enoyl-CoA hydratase family protein: protein MRQINRVAVLGAGVMGATIAAHLANAGLDILLLDIVPKELNDDEKAKGLTLESPVVRNRIATAGLQGLLKMKPAPFYLKEFASQIETGNFEDDLEKLGQCDWIIEVVIEYMPVKLDLLKKVVPHLAPGAILSTNTSGLSVNEMAEVLPPEVKKNFLATHFFNPPRYMRLMEIVPCNDTDGDVVQGLADFISRKLGKGIVYAKDTTNFIANRIGTYAIFKGMAHMMDMGMTVEEVDSVAGPATARPKSAAYRTADLVGLDTLAHVGTNSHDLLPNDEERDVFKIPEFMKKMIENGQLGNKTRQGFYKKEKVDGKRKIFYYDYTSGEYKPLEKPKFPSVMAVKQVDDPAMKLKMVVNGTDKGAEFAWKSIRDTLIYAVNRIPEIADDAVNIDNAMRWGFNWEIGPFEMFDAIGVKQFVKRAEKDGVALPACLQEVDSFYRFNEAGQKEYYDLLRKEYVPVPVPEGQIHLEILKKGGGVVEKNANCSVIDLGDGVFGFEFHSKMNAISGDILAMTHKAIKRAEREGVGLVIGNRGANFSVGANLMMMAVALAEGAYDDINMVLRSFQKATMAVKYAKVPVVAAPFNMTLGGGAEFCLQSDAINAHAETYMGLVEIGVGLLPAGGGTKEMSMRAIELAAQYKTDVQPFIFKNFEQIAMAKVSMGAAELQSMGYMRHGDSITMDIDRLIADAKQKVLALAVNYRPKRKADKLPAPGRGIAAAIKSQLWNMQMGNFITEYEAEMGTIIAGVICGGDVNPGTLISEDYLLELERENFLKLAGNRKTAERIQHMLKRGKPLRN, encoded by the coding sequence ATGAGGCAGATTAATCGCGTAGCCGTACTTGGTGCCGGAGTTATGGGGGCGACCATAGCTGCTCATCTCGCCAATGCGGGACTGGACATTCTGTTACTTGATATCGTTCCAAAAGAGTTGAACGATGATGAAAAGGCCAAAGGGCTCACTCTGGAGAGTCCCGTTGTTCGCAATCGTATTGCTACCGCGGGGCTGCAGGGATTGCTGAAAATGAAGCCGGCACCCTTTTATCTCAAGGAATTTGCATCCCAGATTGAAACAGGCAATTTTGAGGACGATCTGGAAAAACTTGGCCAGTGCGACTGGATAATAGAAGTGGTCATAGAATATATGCCTGTCAAACTCGATCTTCTGAAAAAGGTCGTACCACATCTGGCACCGGGAGCGATTCTCAGTACAAATACCAGCGGGCTTTCAGTCAACGAGATGGCGGAAGTGTTGCCTCCTGAAGTAAAGAAAAATTTTCTTGCCACCCATTTTTTCAATCCACCACGGTATATGCGGTTGATGGAAATTGTTCCCTGTAACGATACCGATGGGGATGTTGTTCAGGGTCTGGCGGATTTCATCAGCAGAAAACTCGGTAAGGGCATTGTTTATGCCAAGGATACCACGAATTTCATCGCCAACAGGATCGGAACCTACGCCATTTTCAAGGGAATGGCTCATATGATGGATATGGGGATGACCGTTGAAGAGGTGGACTCGGTTGCCGGTCCTGCCACTGCCAGACCTAAAAGCGCGGCTTACCGTACCGCCGATCTCGTGGGGTTGGATACACTGGCCCATGTGGGAACCAATTCCCATGATCTGCTGCCGAACGATGAGGAGCGGGATGTTTTCAAGATTCCTGAATTTATGAAAAAAATGATTGAAAACGGTCAGCTCGGAAATAAAACCAGGCAGGGATTTTATAAAAAGGAAAAGGTGGACGGTAAACGGAAGATCTTTTATTACGATTATACAAGTGGTGAATATAAACCGCTGGAGAAACCGAAATTTCCTTCCGTCATGGCGGTCAAGCAGGTGGATGATCCCGCCATGAAACTCAAGATGGTGGTGAACGGCACGGACAAAGGTGCCGAGTTTGCCTGGAAATCAATCCGCGATACCTTGATCTACGCAGTGAACAGGATTCCGGAAATCGCCGACGATGCGGTTAATATCGATAACGCCATGCGCTGGGGATTCAACTGGGAAATCGGACCGTTTGAGATGTTTGATGCCATCGGCGTGAAACAGTTTGTCAAGCGGGCGGAAAAAGACGGAGTTGCTTTACCGGCTTGCCTGCAGGAAGTTGACTCCTTCTACCGGTTTAATGAAGCGGGACAGAAAGAGTATTATGACCTGCTCAGGAAAGAATATGTGCCGGTACCGGTGCCCGAGGGGCAGATCCACCTGGAGATCCTGAAAAAAGGCGGAGGAGTTGTGGAGAAAAATGCCAACTGCTCGGTAATCGACCTGGGTGACGGTGTCTTCGGTTTTGAATTTCATTCCAAGATGAATGCCATAAGTGGCGATATCCTGGCAATGACCCATAAGGCGATAAAACGTGCCGAGCGTGAAGGAGTCGGTCTTGTGATCGGCAACAGGGGTGCAAATTTTTCCGTTGGGGCCAATCTGATGATGATGGCCGTAGCCCTGGCTGAAGGTGCCTATGACGATATCAACATGGTACTGCGTTCTTTTCAGAAGGCAACCATGGCAGTGAAGTATGCAAAAGTTCCGGTTGTAGCCGCCCCGTTTAATATGACCCTGGGGGGAGGGGCTGAATTCTGTCTCCAGTCGGATGCGATCAATGCCCACGCGGAAACGTACATGGGCCTGGTCGAAATCGGCGTCGGTCTGCTGCCTGCCGGTGGTGGAACCAAGGAAATGAGTATGCGGGCCATTGAGCTTGCCGCTCAATATAAAACCGATGTTCAGCCGTTTATATTTAAAAATTTTGAACAGATCGCCATGGCCAAGGTGTCCATGGGCGCAGCGGAACTCCAGTCCATGGGTTACATGCGACATGGGGACAGCATAACAATGGATATTGACCGGCTGATTGCCGATGCCAAACAGAAAGTGCTGGCTCTGGCCGTGAATTATCGTCCGAAGCGAAAGGCGGATAAACTGCCTGCACCGGGAAGGGGTATTGCAGCGGCGATTAAGAGCCAGCTGTGGAACATGCAGATGGGTAATTTTATAACCGAGTACGAAGCGGAGATGGGTACAATTATCGCGGGAGTAATCTGTGGCGGTGATGTCAACCCGGGAACCCTGATCAGTGAGGATTACCTCCTTGAACTTGAACGGGAGAATTTCCTGAAACTTGCCGGGAACAGGAAGACGGCAGAACGTATACAACATATGTTGAAGCGGGGTAAACCTCTCCGTAACTGA
- a CDS encoding tetratricopeptide repeat protein, producing MSHAKIVVLIMLLITLSGCTIGRTVRGDFFGRYYLETGEYNRGEDLFRRAVSADPDDGKANFYLGRFLLAEKKARAAMPYLKKAVSSRSDNPDYHFWYGLAWGELGKLQKERESYLRALQYKKNHLQALLYLGHNLFRDRQYDRALKRYLETLAIWPKCRTALYNRALIARILKRTSEEKKGWLAYLRVYPSGSLAIRAADYLNGLGDFSFQNHRLGARAITLGEIEFNVSGSTLESMSLPSLDVVGATAVGIPNGKLQVIVYQKNNKKLARARALAVRTSLYERFPGLKKRGVGVSWFGSDRIVKIGGRTIRNHGTVRFFMTDERRILRAEKIKTVTGLQPGRIRE from the coding sequence ATGAGCCACGCAAAAATCGTTGTACTTATAATGCTATTGATAACACTTTCCGGCTGTACGATCGGCAGGACAGTGAGGGGAGACTTTTTTGGCCGCTATTATTTGGAAACGGGAGAGTACAACCGGGGGGAAGACCTGTTTCGTCGGGCGGTTTCAGCTGATCCGGATGACGGAAAAGCCAACTTTTACCTGGGACGTTTCCTGCTGGCTGAAAAAAAGGCCAGGGCAGCCATGCCCTATCTGAAAAAAGCAGTTTCCTCCAGGAGTGATAACCCGGATTATCATTTCTGGTATGGATTGGCCTGGGGTGAACTGGGTAAACTGCAAAAAGAACGGGAAAGCTACCTGAGGGCACTGCAATATAAAAAGAACCATCTCCAGGCACTGCTCTACCTTGGACATAATCTGTTCAGAGACAGGCAATATGATAGAGCCCTGAAAAGATATCTGGAGACACTCGCTATCTGGCCGAAATGTCGCACGGCCCTTTATAACCGCGCTTTGATTGCTCGTATTTTGAAAAGAACATCCGAAGAGAAAAAGGGCTGGCTGGCCTATCTCAGGGTCTATCCATCCGGTTCACTTGCCATCAGGGCTGCTGATTATCTTAATGGCCTGGGAGATTTTTCATTCCAGAATCACAGGCTTGGGGCACGTGCAATAACCCTTGGAGAGATTGAGTTCAATGTTTCCGGCAGTACACTGGAGTCCATGAGCCTGCCTTCTCTTGATGTTGTTGGTGCAACCGCCGTCGGGATACCGAACGGTAAGCTACAGGTCATTGTCTACCAGAAAAATAATAAAAAACTGGCCAGGGCCCGGGCCCTGGCTGTTCGCACCTCTCTCTATGAAAGATTTCCAGGGCTGAAAAAAAGAGGGGTTGGTGTCAGCTGGTTCGGTTCCGATCGGATTGTAAAGATTGGTGGGAGAACAATCCGGAACCATGGGACTGTCCGATTTTTCATGACTGATGAAAGAAGGATTTTGAGAGCAGAAAAAATAAAAACTGTGACCGGTTTACAGCCCGGACGTATAAGAGAATAG
- a CDS encoding ATP-binding protein gives MGHHLDRKDSIVPLIDRLNKYPIGLADNETLRRILAILFSEDEAYIASRFPLEEATLPELVRATGWESERLAAKLDEMADKGLVMDVTYGGKTYFLLMPGLIGFFEFTFMKQRQDLPVEELARLMHEYLFGDPDQEMGREFFGSKTPLTRSLAYEEHIPVSSTIATYESAREIIRNASFGAIGTCYCRHKKEHVNETCEKNAPVHEICISLGTAAKFMVRRGFAEKRSREELLEILARARDLHLTHITDNIRHKPSFICNCCSCCCELLGGVINGFPMGVAKTGFTLRIDESGCIGCGLCKKACNITALELVESRDDAGKIKKRMTVNSDHCLGCGACIGVCPTGSLTLVRVERMPIPEKKRDLFKKILKEKKRLTPFVVSGVKKKVRRLFSSG, from the coding sequence ATGGGGCATCACCTGGACAGGAAGGATTCCATAGTACCGCTTATTGACAGGCTCAATAAGTATCCCATCGGTCTTGCCGACAATGAGACCCTGCGCCGTATTCTTGCTATTCTTTTTTCGGAGGATGAAGCCTATATCGCCTCAAGATTTCCTCTGGAAGAGGCAACCCTGCCGGAACTGGTCCGGGCAACGGGCTGGGAAAGCGAAAGACTTGCCGCCAAACTTGATGAGATGGCGGACAAGGGGCTGGTCATGGATGTGACCTATGGCGGTAAAACCTATTTCCTGCTGATGCCTGGGCTGATCGGCTTTTTCGAGTTTACTTTTATGAAACAACGGCAGGATCTGCCGGTGGAAGAACTGGCCCGGCTGATGCACGAATATCTTTTCGGCGATCCCGATCAGGAGATGGGGCGTGAGTTTTTCGGCAGCAAGACTCCCCTGACACGGTCGCTTGCCTATGAGGAACATATTCCTGTCAGTTCCACAATTGCCACCTACGAGAGTGCCAGGGAAATAATCAGGAATGCCTCTTTTGGTGCCATTGGTACCTGTTACTGCCGCCATAAGAAAGAACATGTCAATGAAACATGTGAGAAAAATGCGCCGGTACATGAGATCTGTATTTCCCTGGGGACTGCCGCAAAATTCATGGTGAGGCGTGGTTTTGCTGAGAAGAGGAGCAGGGAGGAGTTGCTGGAAATTCTCGCCCGGGCACGAGATCTTCACCTTACTCATATTACAGACAATATACGGCATAAACCGTCTTTTATCTGTAACTGCTGTTCCTGCTGCTGTGAACTCCTTGGTGGAGTGATCAACGGTTTTCCCATGGGTGTGGCTAAGACCGGTTTTACCTTGCGGATCGATGAATCCGGTTGTATAGGTTGTGGACTCTGTAAAAAGGCGTGTAATATAACAGCGCTGGAGCTGGTGGAGTCCAGGGACGATGCCGGAAAAATAAAAAAAAGGATGACGGTCAACAGTGATCACTGCCTTGGATGTGGTGCCTGTATCGGTGTCTGTCCGACGGGTTCGCTTACTCTCGTGCGGGTGGAGCGTATGCCGATTCCTGAGAAGAAAAGGGATCTCTTTAAAAAGATCCTCAAAGAGAAAAAACGTCTTACCCCCTTTGTGGTCAGTGGTGTGAAGAAAAAGGTCCGCCGTCTTTTTTCATCGGGGTGA